One segment of Pseudodesulfovibrio sp. 5S69 DNA contains the following:
- a CDS encoding 50S ribosomal protein L25, producing the protein MAELLKLNVQERTELGKGPNRRLRATGMVPGIYYDAKGANIPVKVEMVPLQKAYAAVGNSQVFELVLERGGKTETMPAMLWRVRNEPVKGVPEHVDFFGVDLTKEIKVAVHFELVGSSKGVKLGGVLEQYRDHIEVICKPMDIPESIVIDITDMDIMDHVHIEDVTFPEGVTPVFDENYAVLSITAMQEEGEDEGAEEGVEAAAEEAEESEAE; encoded by the coding sequence ATGGCAGAACTGCTGAAACTGAACGTCCAGGAACGGACCGAGTTGGGCAAAGGCCCCAACCGCCGCCTCCGTGCCACCGGCATGGTCCCCGGCATCTACTACGACGCCAAGGGCGCCAACATCCCGGTCAAGGTGGAGATGGTCCCCCTGCAGAAGGCTTACGCCGCCGTCGGCAACTCCCAGGTCTTTGAACTGGTCCTGGAGCGCGGCGGCAAGACCGAAACCATGCCCGCCATGCTGTGGCGCGTGCGCAACGAGCCGGTCAAGGGCGTGCCCGAACACGTGGACTTCTTCGGCGTGGACCTGACCAAGGAAATCAAGGTCGCCGTCCACTTCGAGCTCGTCGGCTCCTCCAAGGGCGTCAAGCTCGGCGGTGTGCTCGAGCAGTACCGCGACCACATTGAGGTCATCTGCAAGCCCATGGACATCCCCGAGTCCATCGTCATCGACATCACCGACATGGACATCATGGATCACGTCCACATCGAGGACGTCACCTTCCCCGAAGGCGTCACCCCGGTCTTTGATGAAAACTACGCCGTCCTGTCCATCACTGCCATGCAGGAAGAGGGAGAGGACGAAGGGGCCGAAGAGGGCGTCGAGGCTGCCGCCGAGGAAGCCGAAGAGTCCGAGGCCGAATAG